The region ACGCAAGCGTTGGCCACGGCATTCGGGGCAGGTTGCGTAGCCGCGATATTTTGAGAGAAAGACGCGGACGTGCAGCTTGTACTTCTTCTGCTCAAGCGCGTTGAAGAATCCACGGATGCCGGGGAATGATCCGGAGCCGTCTTCGATAAAGCGCTGCTGCTCCGGCGCCAGATCGTACCAGGGGACATCGGTGGGAACTCCGGCGGCTTTGGCGGCACGCAACATCTCGGTGTGATGCGGGCGGTACTTGGTCGTGGTCCAGGGGGCAACTGCGCCCTGCGCGAGCGTCTTCGACTTGTCGGGGATGATGAGGTTGGGATCGAAGTCGATAGTGTTGCCGAAGCCCTGGCAGCGCGGGCAGGCGCCATAAGGGTTGTTGAAGGAGAAGAGACGCGGTTCTGGTTCGCGGTAAGCGCGATGACAGGTGGTGCACTCGAAGGCCGAGGAGAAGCGCAGGGTGCGAGGCTCACCTTCGCCTTCACGAGGTACCGTGAGGAAGCGCACTTCACCGGATTCACGGTAGCCGGTCTCGATGGCGTCAACGATGCGCGAACGAATCTCGGGCGAGAGGGCGAGGCGGTCGACGAGGACGAAGATGGGCTGCGAAAAGTCCAGTTCGAGCAGAGACTCGGGGGTGGAGAACTCGACGACACTACCGTTTTGAAAGAGGCGGTTGTAGCCGCGGCGGCGCAGCTCCGTCAGTCGTTCCTTGAGCGAGTCGGTGAGATCGAGCGACGGAGCTGGCTTTGTGGCTTTCGTCGCTTTTTTCGCTGCGGTCTTTCTTGGTTTCGGAGATTCAGGGGGAGTCTCGGTGGAGGAAGACTGCATCGGCTCAAGCTTTATGTCCGCCCGAACGATTGGAAAGAGCGCGTAGACACGGGCACCCTCCGGCAGCGCAAAGAGAGCATCCACGATCTCATCGACGGTGTCGGTCTTCACGATGCCGCCGCAGTGCAGGCACGTGACCGTGCCGCAGCGGGCGTAGAGCAGACGCAGGTAGTCGTAGATCTCGGTTGCAGTGGCGACGGTGGATCGCGGGTTGCGCGTCTGGTTCTTTTGCTTGATGGCGATCGCCGGGGCGAGGCCATCGATGTGATCGACGTCGGGCTTCTCGATGCGCTCAAGGAACTGGCGGGCGTAGGCAGAGAGCGATTCGACGTAGCGGCGCTGGCCTTCCGCATAGACGGTGTCGAAGGCGAGGGAGGATTTACCAGATCCCGAAACCCCGGAGACGACCGTGAGGGCATTGTGGGGAATGTCCACATCGACGCCCTTCAGGTTGTGGGTTCGGGCTCCGCGGATGGTGATCTGGTTCTGGTTCTGTTCGGGCGTCTGAGTGCTCATGGCCAAACTTCTATTTTCAGGCATTTGGGCGCTGAGCGCGAGTTAACGGCTGTACGCGAGAGAAGAGAGGTGGTGGCTGTGGCTCCCTATGTTATTGAAGAAGAAAGAGTCTATGGATTTGGCGGTCTTCGTTCCAGAGATGCCCTGTCCCACTTTGCCGAATCTGCTGCGGCATCATAGGCGCTCTGGATGAACTCGAGCAGGGCATCGTCGGGTGAGGGCTGGCGGCGCATATCGTCGTATTTGAAGACGAACTCTCCAAGGTTGTTGTCCCAGAACGCCGCGGAGGGAAGGATCTTCTTTTCCGAGAGGCCACCGGGCACGGGAGCAGCATAGCAGTAGAAGGCTGCTTCGCCATATCCACCGTTTCCAGGCCAGAAGCCGGCCGAGATAACTTCATGCGAGTAGGCCTCCCGCTGGATGGAATCGGCGCCCTCGCGCGGCGGTGCGGCCCGGCCGGAGAACCGCGTGACTGCAAAGTCAAAGCTCCCCCAGAAGAAGTGAATGGGGCTTACCTTTCCCAGAAATCCCGGCGCCCAGGCGCGAAATACCTTTTCCGTGTGGCGAAGCACCTGCCAGAAACGATGCGCATACTCCGCATCATAGGCGTGATGCACCGTGTCCTGATCGAAGCGGATGGGGTTTTGCACTTCTACCGGCATCGGCCATATCTCTACGGAGACTTGAAGAGAGTCCAGGCATCGGAGGTACTCCCTGTAGAAATCGGCGACCGACATCGGTTTCAACGCGAGGGACTCGTTCTTTCCTGATCCCAGGCGCATGCGCAGCACATGCTCGAGGAAGTCGAACTCGATGTCGAGAACGTCGTTCTGGTATTCCATCGCCGAGGTTCCCAGGCCGCGTGCCGTGACATAGAGAGGAACGTTCCACCAATGATTCTGCAGCGGAGTAAGCGCGAGGCGCGTCTTGCCGACGATCTGCGTCCACATGTGCAGGGTGTCCGCCGTGTCAGACCATGCGCTCCAGGGTAGCTCTGGCCATGCTTGGTTGCTCATATCGCCTCCCTCGTTCTCGCGGAGAGGATATCACCATGAAGTTACGAATGACGGCTGGGTTTTATGTTGAAGCTTTACCGTCTTCCGGCTGGGGTCGAATGATCTCGATCATCAGCAGGCAGGCTCCGATCACGATGGCTGAATCGGCAAAGTTGAAGTCGGGCCAGTGGTAGGGGCCCAGGTGGAAGCCGATGAAGTCGATGACGTAGTGATAGACGACGCGATCGTACAGGTTGCCGACGGCTCCGCCGAGGATGAGCGCCAGAGCGATGCAGGTAAGGTTGAGGCAGCGGCAGGAACGCATCAGCATCATGCCGACCACCACGACGGCGGCGACCGAGAACAGAATGAGTCCTCGGCGAACCAGGTCCGGCGAGGCGGTGTCGGCGAGGAAGCTGAACGCAGCGCCCGTGTTGAGGACGTGGGTGATGTTGAGGATGCCAGGGATTACCGTGTGCGAGCGGCCTACGGGCAACCGGTGGGTGATGAATTTCTTGCTGACGTGGTCAGCGATGGCGACGAAGGCCGAGAGCGCAAGTAGGAGAGGGAAGTAAAAGTTCCTCCGGTTCGCAGGCTGACGGGGCTTGGGGTCGAACTCGGTCGGCGGATACTCGTAGCGCTCGGACATCGGTCTCGTCTTACTCCATCGAGAAGAATTCGTTTGTTGCTGCAGTTCGCAGGCTCAGAAAGGGGACCTCAGGGGCCGAAGCCCCTCTCTTCTGTGTTATTTGTTGGCACGGCTAAAGCCGTGGCCCTTAAGCAATACCGTCTACTCTGCATTCTTTTGAGCTGCATAAGGAGGATACCTGATGGCGGCAAGAGCATCGGCACAGCGCAGGCAGACGGTGGGGTATTTTGTATCGTCGCCGACATCGTTGGTGTAGCGCCAGCAGCGCTCACACTTGGTTCCTGTCGCCACCTTTGCCAGAATTCCGGTGGTGATCTCCATAGCATTGTCGGAGGTGTCTTTGAGCGTGACCGAGGACACGTTCATCAGCTCTGGCAGGCTGGATTCGTAGCGCTTCAGCAACTCGCACGAGGACTCATCCAGATCTGCAGTAAGGATCTCGAGCGAAGCCTCCAGTGCCTTGCCGATCAGCTTCTCATTCCGGCCCTCTTCCAAGGCCTTCATCGCGATGGCGCGGATCCCAAGCAGTCGCTTCCAGTCCTCCTCAATCTGCCGGAGGCTGGTTAGCCCAAGGTCATTGATGTTCAGGAAGAGCGCCAGGTGGACACTGGCCTCACGTCCTTCGACCTTCGGCAGCGCCTGCCAGACCTCATCTGCGGTGAAGCTGAGGATGGGAGCAACCAGTCGGGTAAGAACTTCGGCGATATGCCAGAGCGCAGTCTGGGCGCTGCGGCGTGCCGGGTGATTGGGGGCAAAGGTGTAGAGGCGATCCTTGAGGACGTCGAGGTAGAGCGCGCTCAGGTCAGTGTTCGTAAACTCATTCAGCGCGTGGTAGGCGCGGTGGAACTCGAACTCGTTATAGGCTCGGCGGATTTTCCTGTCCAAGTCGGCCAGCCTAGCGAGAATGTACTGGTCCAGCGGTTCCAGCTTTGCAAAATCGCGCTGAGCATTCGTAGCTGGGTCAAAGTCGTGCAGGTTGCCCAACAGGAACCGGAAGGTGTTGCGCAGCTTGCGGTAGTTGTCGCTGACGCGCTGCATCAGGTTTTCGCTGGCGGCGACGTCTTCGCGGAAGTCGACGGAGGCGACCCACAGGCGGACGATCTCGCCGCCCAGACGCTTGGCGATGTCGACTGGATCGACGCCGTTGCCGAGGGATTTCGAAAACGCGCGGCCCTGCTCGTCCAGAGTCCAGCCTGAGGTGGCGACCATCCTGTAGGGCGCTTTTCCTCGCACTGCGACGGAAGTCAGGATGGAGGAGTGAAACCAGCCGCGGTGCTGGTCGCCGCCTTCGGTGTAGAGATCGGCGGGCCAGCGCAGCTCCGGCTCGACGTCGAGCACGGCATGCCAGCTTGCTCCGGACTCGAACCAGACATCGAGGATGTCCATTTCCTTGCGGAACGCCGTGCCTCCGCACGTGGCGCAGGCGGTCCCGGCTGGGAGCAGCGTAGAGACGTCGTTGGCATACCAGGCATCGGCGCCCTCTTTGTGGAACAGCTCAACGATGCTCGTGTTGACCGCTTTATCGTTCAGGGGAGTATGACACTTCTCACACAGGAAGACCGCGATGGGAACGCCCCAGATGCGCTGGCGCGAGATGGTCCAGTCGGGCCGGGTGGCGATCATGTTGGAGATGCGCTCCTGTCCCCAAGCCGGATCCCACTTCACGTGGGCGATCTCATCGAGTGTGCGCTGACGGAAGGTGGTTAAGGAGCCATCCGGATTCTGCATCGGCGTCTCCATCGAGATGAACCACTGTTCCGTAGCGCGGAAGATGACGGGATTATGGCAACGCCAGCAGTGCGGGTAGGAGTGATTGATCTCACTGAAACCCATCAGAGCGCCACGCGAGCGGACCAGCTCGACGATGGCAGGATTGGCTTTGAAGACCTGCAGACCATCGTACTCGGGCAAACCGTTGCGGAGCCGGCCAGAGCCGTCCACATCGCAGGTCTGGGGCAGACCATAGCGGCTGCCGGTGGCGAAGTCGTCCGGGCCGTGCGCTGGCGCGGTGTGGACGGCTCCGGTACCCTGCTCGGTGGTGACGTAGTCGGCGTTGACACCGAGGATTTCGCGATCCAGAAATGGATGCTGGAAAGTGACGCGATCCAGCCGGTCGCCCTTGAAGCGGGAGATTTCCTTTGCCTCGGTCAGGCTGCAGGCCTGGCGAGTCGGCTCCGCGAGGGCTTCGGCGACGATATAGACGTTGTCATCGGTGTTTTTCAGGGCAACGTAGTCCAACTCCGGGTTAAAGGCAACGGCGAGGGATGCGGGGAGCGTCCAGGGGGTCGTGGTCCAGATGATGGTATAGACCGGAAGGCCCGTCAGCGAGGAATCTATGGCTGCCGGATCGCTGGTAAGGGCGTAGCGCACATAGATCGAGGGCGAGGTGTGCATCTCATACTCGATCTCAGCCTCTGCCAGCGCTGTTCTGTCGTGGACGCACCAGTAGACCGGCTTCAGACCTTTGTAGACAAAATCATTTTCGAAAAAGCTGTAGAAGGTCTCAATGATGGCAGCCTCGTAGGCATGCGACATCGTGAGGTACGGTGAGCCCCATCGGCCGAAGACCCCAATGCGCTCAAACTGCGACCGCTGCAGGTCCACGTACTTCTGGGCGTACTCGCGGCAGGCCTTCCGGACGGCGAGCGGGTCCATCTCCAGCTTTTTGCGGCCCAGTTGCTCATCTACCTTGATCTCAATGGGAAGGCCATGGCAGTCCCATCCGGGAACGTAAGGGGAATCGAAACCGGCCATGGTCTTGGTCTTGACGACGAAGTCCTTGATGCATTTGTTCAGCGCATGGCCCAGATGGATTGCACCGTTGGCGTAGGGAGGTCCATCGTGCAGGATGTACTTCGGGGAGCCGGCGCGGGCTGACCGGATCTGCCCGTAAAGGTCCTGTTTCTGCCAGGCTTCCAGGCGAATGGGCTCGTTGACCGGAAGGTTGGCCTTCATGGCGAAGGAGGTCTGGGGCAGATTCAGGGTTGACTTCAGGGGCTTTGCCTGAGGTTCGGTCTGGGTGTTCTCGGGCTTGCTCGCAGTTACGTCCGGCATTGTTTCCTTTGGCTCGCTTTTCGGGGTCCGATCAATATCTATTGTATCTGGGCCAGCCTATGTGACGGAGTCGCAGACGCACCGGCGCCCGGAATCGAAAAGAGACAGGATGAAACTCCCCCCTAGAATTACGAGACAATCAGACGGGGATGCGCGTCCAATGAGACGAGCGTAACGGGGCGAATCTTTGTAGAATGTTCCCGGAGCCAGTTGCCCTGCCTTCGCGGTAGAGATGGAACAAGTCGGCGCAGACCGGCAGAGATGGGAGATGGTTTGATTTCCCGGGAATAGCGGCTGCAAGATGGAACAGACCTTCTTGCAGCGTCGAGGCACAGCAGCATAAATGGCGAATACTTGGCTGAATTCAACGGATGAGGAGACCCGGGAAGCAGGTCCGAACCTGCATCCGCTGGCGGATGCTCCGAAGCTGAACGAAGAGACGGAAGGCTCGATGTGGGCTTCGCTCATTGCGAACCTGCGCGATCTCTTCAACCCGGTAAAGCAGGCTCCTCTCCAGCTTGAGTCGAAACCGGTCGAATCGGATCTCGTTATTGAAGAAGAGGGCGTCTTCACCTCGCTGAAGAACAGCATCATGGATGTCTTCTTCCCCAAGAAGCTTCCACCGCTGGTGCTGGAGTCCAAACCGATCGCGGTTCCGGATCTTCTGAAAGCAAAGCAGGATCCCAAGGCGACCGGAAGCGCCATTGCTATCTATGCGTTGCTCTTCCTAATGTTTGCGTGGCTGGTCCACAAGAAGGTTCCGTTCGCGGCTCCAGTAAAACAGCCGGAATTGACCAATGTGACGATTCCACCGCTTGCCCCGATGAAGGCGAAGTCCATGGGCGGTGGCGGCGGTCAGCGCGGACCTACTCCGGTAACCAAAGGCACTCCGCCGAAGTTCGCGGAGACGCAGATCGTTCCTCCCAAGGCTCCTCCGCTGCAGGAACCGAAGATTAAGATTGAGCCTACGGTCGAGGTCCAGAAGGATGTTCACATGGCTTCGAGCATTCCCCAGATCGGCGTGGCGAACTCGCCGCTGGTCGGGATGTCGATGGGGAACGGCTCAGGCACAGGTCTGGGTTCGGGCAATGGCTCGGGCATCGGACCGGGTTCAGGCGGAAATACCGGAGGCGGCCCCAAGCGAATTGGTGGCGGCGTCTCTGCGCCTCAGCTGATCTATTCAGTAGAACCTGAGTTCTCCGAAGAGGCTCGTAAGGCCAAGGTCGCTGGAAACGTGTTGGTGAACCTTTGGGTCGACACCAATGGTCTTCCTAGCCACGTTCGCGTTATTCGCGGC is a window of Edaphobacter sp. 12200R-103 DNA encoding:
- a CDS encoding DUF5996 family protein, coding for MSNQAWPELPWSAWSDTADTLHMWTQIVGKTRLALTPLQNHWWNVPLYVTARGLGTSAMEYQNDVLDIEFDFLEHVLRMRLGSGKNESLALKPMSVADFYREYLRCLDSLQVSVEIWPMPVEVQNPIRFDQDTVHHAYDAEYAHRFWQVLRHTEKVFRAWAPGFLGKVSPIHFFWGSFDFAVTRFSGRAAPPREGADSIQREAYSHEVISAGFWPGNGGYGEAAFYCYAAPVPGGLSEKKILPSAAFWDNNLGEFVFKYDDMRRQPSPDDALLEFIQSAYDAAADSAKWDRASLERRPPNP
- a CDS encoding energy transducer TonB, whose amino-acid sequence is MANTWLNSTDEETREAGPNLHPLADAPKLNEETEGSMWASLIANLRDLFNPVKQAPLQLESKPVESDLVIEEEGVFTSLKNSIMDVFFPKKLPPLVLESKPIAVPDLLKAKQDPKATGSAIAIYALLFLMFAWLVHKKVPFAAPVKQPELTNVTIPPLAPMKAKSMGGGGGQRGPTPVTKGTPPKFAETQIVPPKAPPLQEPKIKIEPTVEVQKDVHMASSIPQIGVANSPLVGMSMGNGSGTGLGSGNGSGIGPGSGGNTGGGPKRIGGGVSAPQLIYSVEPEFSEEARKAKVAGNVLVNLWVDTNGLPSHVRVIRGVGMGLDEKAVEAVKQYRFKPAMENGKPVLVELNVEVNFQIF
- the lspA gene encoding signal peptidase II, yielding MSERYEYPPTEFDPKPRQPANRRNFYFPLLLALSAFVAIADHVSKKFITHRLPVGRSHTVIPGILNITHVLNTGAAFSFLADTASPDLVRRGLILFSVAAVVVVGMMLMRSCRCLNLTCIALALILGGAVGNLYDRVVYHYVIDFIGFHLGPYHWPDFNFADSAIVIGACLLMIEIIRPQPEDGKAST
- the ileS gene encoding isoleucine--tRNA ligase, producing MPDVTASKPENTQTEPQAKPLKSTLNLPQTSFAMKANLPVNEPIRLEAWQKQDLYGQIRSARAGSPKYILHDGPPYANGAIHLGHALNKCIKDFVVKTKTMAGFDSPYVPGWDCHGLPIEIKVDEQLGRKKLEMDPLAVRKACREYAQKYVDLQRSQFERIGVFGRWGSPYLTMSHAYEAAIIETFYSFFENDFVYKGLKPVYWCVHDRTALAEAEIEYEMHTSPSIYVRYALTSDPAAIDSSLTGLPVYTIIWTTTPWTLPASLAVAFNPELDYVALKNTDDNVYIVAEALAEPTRQACSLTEAKEISRFKGDRLDRVTFQHPFLDREILGVNADYVTTEQGTGAVHTAPAHGPDDFATGSRYGLPQTCDVDGSGRLRNGLPEYDGLQVFKANPAIVELVRSRGALMGFSEINHSYPHCWRCHNPVIFRATEQWFISMETPMQNPDGSLTTFRQRTLDEIAHVKWDPAWGQERISNMIATRPDWTISRQRIWGVPIAVFLCEKCHTPLNDKAVNTSIVELFHKEGADAWYANDVSTLLPAGTACATCGGTAFRKEMDILDVWFESGASWHAVLDVEPELRWPADLYTEGGDQHRGWFHSSILTSVAVRGKAPYRMVATSGWTLDEQGRAFSKSLGNGVDPVDIAKRLGGEIVRLWVASVDFREDVAASENLMQRVSDNYRKLRNTFRFLLGNLHDFDPATNAQRDFAKLEPLDQYILARLADLDRKIRRAYNEFEFHRAYHALNEFTNTDLSALYLDVLKDRLYTFAPNHPARRSAQTALWHIAEVLTRLVAPILSFTADEVWQALPKVEGREASVHLALFLNINDLGLTSLRQIEEDWKRLLGIRAIAMKALEEGRNEKLIGKALEASLEILTADLDESSCELLKRYESSLPELMNVSSVTLKDTSDNAMEITTGILAKVATGTKCERCWRYTNDVGDDTKYPTVCLRCADALAAIRYPPYAAQKNAE